One region of Gloeocapsopsis sp. IPPAS B-1203 genomic DNA includes:
- a CDS encoding MFS transporter, giving the protein MSNSSPEAYPAKSQLSEKLNLKTKLAYGAGDLGPAVTANITAFFLLVFFTNVAGISPGLAGMILLIGKIWDAINDPIVGVWSDRTVSRWGRRLPWLFWGAIPFGIFYVLQWVIPQFSPNPTAQQWGLFWYYVIISIFLNAMYTVVNLPYTALTAEITQDYNERTSLTSFRFAFSIGGSILSVVIAQIVFASVPDPRQQYFVLAIAIGILAVLPLYWCVWGVRDRVIALEAHRRDRYSEESLPYLQQLKIVFSNRPFLFVIGIYLFSWLGVQVTAAIIPYFVVNVMGLSDTTVPSVIIAVQGTALLMLFVWSYISERVGKKAVYFMGMSLWIIAQTGLFFLQPGQLTFMYILAVMAGFGVSTAYLIPWSMMPDVIELDELRTGQRREGIFYGFMVLLQKFGLAFGLFLLGVILEWSGFQESVPGQPIPIQPESALQAIRFAIAPIPTLCLILGLVLAYFYPITREVHAQILLQLKERDRGNS; this is encoded by the coding sequence ATGAGTAATTCTTCTCCTGAAGCCTATCCTGCCAAATCACAGTTAAGTGAAAAGCTGAACTTAAAAACAAAACTAGCTTATGGTGCGGGAGATTTAGGTCCAGCGGTTACAGCAAATATCACAGCATTTTTTTTATTAGTTTTCTTTACCAACGTCGCGGGAATTAGCCCTGGATTAGCAGGCATGATTCTGTTGATTGGTAAGATTTGGGATGCGATTAACGATCCGATTGTTGGAGTGTGGAGCGATCGCACTGTATCGCGTTGGGGTCGTCGTTTACCTTGGTTATTTTGGGGTGCGATTCCTTTTGGAATTTTTTATGTTTTGCAGTGGGTGATTCCACAATTTAGTCCGAATCCTACCGCGCAACAGTGGGGCTTATTTTGGTACTACGTCATCATTTCAATTTTTTTGAATGCGATGTATACCGTTGTTAATCTTCCCTATACTGCACTCACTGCCGAGATTACACAAGATTATAACGAACGCACGAGTTTGACGAGTTTTCGGTTTGCCTTTTCCATTGGTGGTAGTATTCTTTCGGTTGTGATTGCCCAAATTGTCTTCGCATCAGTTCCCGATCCGCGACAACAGTATTTTGTGTTAGCGATCGCAATTGGTATTTTGGCTGTATTACCTTTGTATTGGTGTGTTTGGGGAGTACGCGATCGCGTTATTGCACTAGAAGCCCACCGTCGCGATCGTTATTCTGAAGAATCGCTTCCTTATTTACAGCAGCTAAAAATTGTCTTCAGCAATCGCCCGTTTTTATTCGTAATTGGTATTTATCTCTTTTCTTGGCTAGGCGTTCAGGTAACAGCTGCAATTATTCCGTACTTTGTCGTTAATGTGATGGGTTTAAGTGACACCACAGTTCCTTCTGTCATTATTGCGGTTCAAGGTACAGCATTACTGATGCTATTCGTCTGGAGCTATATTAGCGAACGTGTCGGTAAGAAAGCCGTTTATTTCATGGGGATGAGTTTGTGGATTATCGCGCAGACTGGACTATTTTTCTTGCAACCAGGACAGCTAACCTTTATGTATATCCTCGCCGTTATGGCAGGTTTTGGTGTTTCCACTGCGTATCTAATACCGTGGTCAATGATGCCAGATGTAATTGAACTTGATGAGTTAAGAACCGGACAACGGCGCGAAGGAATTTTTTATGGTTTCATGGTGCTACTGCAAAAGTTTGGCTTAGCATTTGGCTTATTTTTGTTAGGAGTTATCCTTGAATGGTCGGGTTTTCAAGAAAGTGTTCCAGGTCAACCAATTCCTATACAACCTGAAAGTGCACTGCAAGCAATTCGTTTTGCGATCGCTCCTATACCGACACTTTGCCTAATCTTAGGATTAGTTTTAGCGTATTTCTACCCGATCACCCGCGAAGTTCACGCCCAGATTTTATTGCAGTTAAAAGAACGCGATCGAGGTAATAGCTAA
- a CDS encoding GNAT family N-acetyltransferase produces MNKITYRLPQIGDEHQISGCMWASAVLWELTDGTPESVAEWKKLCNPEELKNRILSGEKTLVATWNEIIVGFIAFKRGNHLSLLFVRREFSGQGIGRELFTRCNYDLDEITVNAAEEAVGFYQKVGFIQSGDRFFKHGIWGTPMKWINLSHEVME; encoded by the coding sequence ATGAACAAAATTACCTACAGACTACCGCAGATTGGAGACGAGCATCAAATTAGTGGTTGCATGTGGGCTTCTGCGGTTCTATGGGAATTGACTGATGGTACACCAGAAAGCGTTGCCGAATGGAAGAAGCTGTGTAACCCAGAAGAATTAAAAAACAGAATCTTAAGTGGTGAGAAAACGCTAGTTGCAACGTGGAATGAAATCATTGTTGGATTTATTGCCTTTAAGAGGGGCAATCATTTGTCATTGCTGTTTGTCCGAAGAGAATTTTCTGGGCAAGGAATCGGTCGAGAACTTTTCACCCGATGCAACTATGATTTGGATGAAATCACTGTTAACGCCGCAGAAGAAGCAGTTGGCTTTTACCAGAAAGTAGGGTTTATACAAAGCGGCGATCGCTTTTTCAAACATGGAATATGGGGAACACCCATGAAGTGGATCAACCTTTCACACGAAGTCATGGAATAA
- a CDS encoding DUF433 domain-containing protein, which translates to MTSIVRIVHSDPDILGGTPVFVGTRVPIRTLLDYLETGDSLNVFLEHFPSVSREQAIAVTVISL; encoded by the coding sequence ATGACATCCATAGTGCGTATTGTTCATAGTGACCCCGACATCCTGGGAGGAACTCCTGTTTTCGTTGGTACTCGCGTACCAATTAGGACTTTGCTTGATTATCTGGAAACAGGTGATTCTCTCAATGTGTTTTTAGAGCATTTCCCCAGCGTTAGCCGCGAGCAGGCAATCGCTGTCACAGTTATTAGTCTTTGA
- a CDS encoding 3-isopropylmalate dehydratase large subunit, with protein MGMTLTEKILAKAAGRSVVEPGENIWVNVDVLMTHDVCGPGTIGVFKREFGADAKVWDAEKIVLIPDHYIFTADERANRNVDILRDFAQEQSIKYFYDITDRANFKANPDYKGVCHIALAQEGHTRPGEVLFGTDSHTCNAGAFGQFATGIGNTDAGFIMGTGKLLIKVPATMRFVLNGEMPDYLLAKDLILQIIGDISVAGATYRTMEFAGEAVQRMTMEERMTLCNMAIEAGGKNGTIAPDETTYEYVRARTDKPFESFYTDSDANFYSDRTYDVSQLEPVVAKPHSPDNRALARECHDVKIDRVYIGSCTGGKTTDFINAARILKGHQVKVPTYIVPATQKVYEDLFTYKHEGQTLSEIFLNSGCIEPAAPSCAACLGGPKDTFGRMNEPEVCVSTTNRNFPGRMGEKTAQIYLASPYTAAASALTGYVTDPREFLG; from the coding sequence ATGGGTATGACCCTCACTGAAAAAATCTTGGCTAAAGCTGCAGGGCGTTCGGTTGTTGAACCAGGAGAAAATATTTGGGTTAATGTTGATGTTTTAATGACGCACGATGTTTGCGGTCCTGGTACGATTGGCGTATTCAAGCGCGAGTTTGGTGCAGATGCGAAAGTTTGGGATGCAGAGAAAATTGTTTTGATTCCCGATCACTATATCTTCACCGCCGACGAACGTGCAAATCGCAACGTAGATATTTTACGTGATTTTGCTCAAGAGCAAAGTATTAAGTATTTCTACGATATCACTGATCGCGCTAATTTCAAAGCGAACCCAGATTACAAAGGTGTTTGTCACATTGCTTTAGCTCAAGAAGGTCATACTCGTCCTGGTGAAGTATTATTTGGCACAGATTCACACACTTGCAATGCAGGTGCGTTTGGTCAATTTGCCACAGGTATCGGTAACACTGACGCCGGTTTCATTATGGGAACGGGCAAGCTATTAATCAAAGTTCCAGCAACAATGCGGTTTGTCCTCAATGGTGAAATGCCAGATTATTTGTTGGCAAAAGACCTAATTTTGCAGATTATCGGTGATATCAGCGTTGCAGGTGCAACTTACCGCACAATGGAATTTGCAGGCGAAGCCGTCCAACGGATGACAATGGAAGAACGGATGACCTTGTGCAACATGGCGATTGAAGCTGGTGGAAAGAATGGCACGATCGCACCCGATGAAACAACTTATGAATATGTCCGCGCGCGAACCGATAAACCTTTTGAGTCTTTCTACACTGACAGCGATGCGAACTTTTATAGCGATCGCACCTACGATGTCTCGCAACTCGAACCTGTTGTTGCTAAACCCCACTCTCCAGATAACCGCGCTTTAGCACGAGAATGCCACGATGTCAAGATAGATCGCGTTTATATTGGTTCTTGTACTGGCGGTAAAACCACAGATTTTATCAACGCCGCTAGAATTCTTAAAGGTCATCAAGTCAAAGTTCCAACATACATCGTTCCAGCAACTCAAAAAGTCTACGAAGACTTATTTACCTACAAACACGAGGGACAAACACTATCTGAAATCTTCCTCAACTCTGGTTGTATCGAACCTGCTGCACCTTCCTGCGCTGCTTGTCTTGGAGGACCTAAAGATACATTTGGACGCATGAATGAACCTGAAGTCTGTGTTTCCACGACTAACCGCAACTTTCCTGGGCGTATGGGTGAAAAAACAGCACAAATCTACTTGGCTTCGCCCTATACCGCTGCTGCTTCTGCATTAACGGGTTATGTTACCGATCCGCGTGAATTTCTTGGCTAA
- a CDS encoding ABC-F family ATP-binding cassette domain-containing protein → MTIFTLRSLKKDFGIKEIFKDASFSLNEGDKVGLIGTNGSGKSTLLKMIAGLEPIDSGEIWVNSGAKIVYLPQQPELDENHTVLEQVFADSGEQMALVREYEELSQQLEHGGDTEKLIARLSSVSQQMEAAGAWDLETNAKIILTKLGIQDFDAKIGSLSGGYRKRIALAAALLSEPDVLLMDEPTNHLDALSVEWLQSYLSRYRGALLLITHDRYFLDRVTNRILEIDRGDLYAYSGNYAYYLEKKAEAEETAASSQRKHTGVLRRELEWLKRGPKARSTKQKARIDRIREMQGQEFKQAQGKVEISTASRRIGKKVIELTNIAKSYNGRTIINDFTYTFNPEDRIGIIGSNGAGKSTLMDIITGRVQPDTGKVDIGSTIHIGYFDQHSEDVSLNENQRVIEYLKSVAELVKTADGSVITASQMLERFLFPPNQQYSPIHKLSGGEKRRLFLLRVLMSAPNVLILDEPTNDLDVQTLAVLEEYLEDFNGCVIVVSHDRYFLDRTVDTIFAFESGGNLRQYPGNYSVYLDYKKAQEEEKEDKTQKKPEAQVNYSNSNSQKSQSSKPRKLSFKEKREYEMLETQIPQMEAEKEELEKTLYNNPPSSFTQMQELSERLANLIQSIDTATERWLELAERES, encoded by the coding sequence ATGACTATCTTTACACTGCGATCGCTCAAAAAAGACTTTGGCATCAAAGAGATTTTTAAAGATGCCAGCTTTAGCCTGAACGAGGGTGATAAAGTTGGGTTGATTGGAACAAATGGCTCTGGTAAATCAACGTTACTCAAAATGATTGCCGGATTAGAGCCAATCGACAGTGGCGAAATTTGGGTCAATTCTGGAGCTAAAATTGTCTACTTACCCCAACAACCAGAGTTAGACGAAAATCACACAGTTCTCGAACAAGTCTTTGCTGATAGTGGCGAACAGATGGCTTTGGTGCGAGAGTATGAGGAACTTTCTCAACAACTTGAACATGGGGGCGATACCGAAAAGCTGATTGCACGTCTTTCTAGCGTATCGCAACAAATGGAAGCAGCAGGGGCGTGGGATCTTGAAACGAATGCCAAAATTATTTTGACTAAGTTGGGTATTCAAGACTTTGATGCCAAAATTGGCAGTTTATCCGGTGGATATCGTAAACGAATTGCACTTGCAGCTGCGTTATTATCAGAACCCGATGTCTTGCTGATGGATGAACCGACAAACCACTTAGATGCTTTATCAGTTGAGTGGTTGCAAAGTTATTTAAGTCGCTATCGAGGTGCATTACTACTAATTACCCACGATCGCTACTTTTTGGATCGCGTCACAAATCGTATCCTTGAAATTGATCGCGGCGATCTCTACGCTTACTCTGGTAACTATGCTTATTACTTAGAAAAAAAGGCAGAAGCCGAAGAAACAGCAGCAAGTAGCCAGCGCAAACACACAGGAGTGCTGCGGCGAGAACTTGAATGGCTAAAAAGAGGACCAAAAGCGCGTAGTACCAAGCAAAAAGCGCGAATTGATCGCATTCGAGAAATGCAAGGGCAAGAATTTAAACAAGCACAAGGTAAAGTCGAGATTTCTACTGCAAGTCGTCGAATTGGCAAGAAGGTGATTGAGTTAACAAATATTGCCAAATCCTATAACGGGCGAACTATAATTAATGACTTTACTTATACTTTTAATCCTGAAGATCGCATTGGTATTATTGGGAGTAACGGAGCCGGTAAATCTACATTAATGGATATTATTACCGGACGAGTGCAGCCTGACACTGGTAAGGTAGACATCGGCTCGACAATTCATATTGGTTATTTCGATCAGCACTCTGAAGATGTTTCTTTAAACGAAAATCAACGAGTCATTGAATATCTCAAAAGCGTTGCTGAACTTGTCAAAACAGCAGATGGTAGTGTCATTACTGCATCTCAAATGCTGGAGCGATTTTTGTTTCCACCAAATCAACAATATTCACCAATTCATAAACTTTCTGGTGGCGAAAAGCGACGATTATTTCTGTTGCGAGTGTTGATGAGTGCGCCTAATGTCTTAATTCTGGATGAACCGACAAACGATCTTGACGTGCAAACATTGGCTGTTTTAGAAGAATATCTAGAAGATTTTAATGGTTGTGTGATTGTTGTTTCTCACGATCGCTATTTTCTCGATCGCACTGTTGATACTATTTTCGCCTTTGAGTCTGGCGGTAATTTACGGCAGTATCCTGGTAACTACTCAGTTTATCTAGACTACAAGAAAGCGCAAGAAGAGGAGAAAGAAGACAAAACACAGAAAAAACCTGAAGCGCAAGTCAATTATTCAAACTCCAACAGCCAAAAATCCCAATCAAGTAAACCACGCAAGCTTTCGTTTAAAGAAAAGCGCGAATATGAAATGCTAGAAACTCAAATTCCGCAAATGGAAGCTGAAAAGGAAGAACTTGAAAAGACTCTTTACAACAATCCTCCTAGTAGCTTTACCCAAATGCAAGAACTTTCTGAGCGCTTGGCAAACTTAATTCAATCAATTGACACAGCTACTGAACGTTGGTTAGAACTTGCAGAACGAGAAAGTTAG
- the kaiC gene encoding circadian clock protein KaiC encodes MDEISSKFTSRSPNSPENVQKIRTMIEGFDDISHGGLPVARTTLVSGTSGTGKTLLSMHFLYNGIVYFDEPGVFVTFEEDPRDIIKNASSFGWDLQQLINEGKLFILDATPDPEGQEVVGNFDLSALIERLQYAINKYQAKRVSIDSITALFQQYEAASVVRREIFRLIARMKQIGITNIITAERTEEYGAIARFGVEEFVSDNVVIVRNVLEGERRRRTIEILKMRGSSHMKGEYPFTMTTGGISIFPLGAMRLTQRSSNVRVSSGVKKLDEMCGGGFFKDSIILATGATGTGKTLLVSKFLHNACINGDRAILFAYEESRAQLSRNAYSWGIDFEELEHQGLLKIICSYPESAGLEDHLQGIKSEIAQFKPSRIAIDSLSALARGVSNNAFRQFVIGVTGYAKQEEITGFFTNTTDQFMGSHSITDSHISTITDSIIMLQYVEIRGEMSRAINVFKMRGSWHDKGIREYIISADGPEISDSFRNYERIISGSPTRVGTDEKAELSRIVQGFQENTGSS; translated from the coding sequence ATGGATGAAATCAGTAGTAAATTTACTTCAAGAAGTCCCAATTCACCAGAGAATGTGCAAAAAATCCGCACCATGATTGAAGGTTTTGATGATATTAGTCATGGCGGACTTCCTGTGGCAAGAACAACTTTAGTAAGTGGAACGTCTGGAACAGGGAAAACGTTATTATCAATGCATTTTCTCTATAACGGTATTGTTTATTTTGATGAGCCAGGGGTTTTTGTCACGTTTGAAGAAGATCCGAGAGATATTATTAAAAATGCTAGCAGCTTTGGATGGGATTTACAGCAGTTAATTAATGAAGGAAAACTGTTTATTTTAGATGCTACACCCGATCCTGAAGGGCAAGAAGTTGTTGGTAATTTTGATCTTTCTGCTTTGATCGAAAGATTACAATATGCAATTAATAAATATCAAGCTAAAAGAGTTTCAATTGATTCGATTACAGCACTTTTTCAGCAATACGAAGCAGCTTCAGTAGTCCGGCGAGAAATTTTTAGATTGATTGCACGGATGAAGCAAATTGGAATTACAAATATTATTACAGCAGAACGCACAGAAGAATATGGTGCGATCGCACGTTTTGGCGTTGAAGAATTTGTCTCAGATAATGTCGTTATTGTCCGCAATGTTTTAGAAGGAGAACGTCGGCGACGGACAATAGAGATCTTAAAAATGCGCGGTTCATCGCATATGAAAGGAGAATACCCTTTTACAATGACGACAGGAGGAATTAGCATCTTCCCATTAGGAGCAATGCGCTTAACTCAACGCTCATCTAATGTCCGAGTTTCTTCCGGTGTGAAAAAGTTAGATGAAATGTGTGGTGGTGGTTTCTTCAAAGATTCGATTATTTTGGCAACAGGTGCTACAGGAACAGGAAAAACTTTATTAGTCAGTAAGTTTTTACACAATGCTTGCATCAATGGCGATCGCGCCATATTATTTGCCTATGAAGAATCCCGCGCCCAGCTATCGCGAAATGCTTACTCGTGGGGAATTGATTTTGAAGAGTTAGAACATCAAGGACTCCTCAAAATTATTTGCTCTTACCCTGAATCTGCAGGCTTAGAAGATCATTTACAGGGTATTAAATCTGAAATAGCTCAATTTAAACCATCGCGCATTGCAATTGATTCACTTTCAGCACTAGCGCGGGGAGTGAGTAACAATGCTTTTCGTCAGTTTGTAATTGGTGTCACTGGATATGCTAAACAAGAAGAAATTACTGGTTTTTTCACCAACACCACAGATCAATTTATGGGTTCGCATTCGATTACCGATTCGCATATTTCTACAATTACAGACAGCATAATTATGCTGCAATATGTAGAAATTCGTGGTGAAATGTCGCGAGCAATTAATGTATTTAAAATGCGCGGTTCTTGGCACGATAAAGGAATTAGAGAATATATTATTAGTGCTGATGGACCAGAGATCAGTGACTCTTTCCGCAATTACGAACGCATTATTAGCGGTTCTCCAACTCGTGTTGGTACTGATGAGAAAGCTGAGTTATCACGGATTGTGCAAGGATTTCAAGAGAATACAGGTTCATCGTGA
- the kaiB gene encoding circadian clock protein KaiB, translating to MNALKKTYVLKLYVTGNTYRSVQAIKTLKKILEEEFQGVYALKVIDVLKSPQLAEEDKILATPTLAKILPLPVRKIIGDLSDREKVLIGLDLLYEELKEEENNESK from the coding sequence ATGAACGCACTTAAAAAAACTTATGTGTTGAAGCTGTACGTAACTGGAAATACTTATAGATCAGTGCAAGCAATTAAAACTCTCAAGAAGATTTTGGAAGAAGAGTTTCAAGGCGTTTATGCGCTAAAAGTCATTGACGTGCTTAAAAGCCCGCAGTTAGCAGAAGAAGATAAAATACTAGCAACGCCTACTCTAGCTAAAATATTACCATTACCTGTCCGTAAAATTATTGGCGACTTATCTGATCGGGAAAAAGTACTCATTGGTTTAGACTTACTATACGAAGAGCTAAAGGAAGAAGAAAACAATGAGAGCAAGTAA
- a CDS encoding circadian clock protein KaiA: MDDHDNKKAPFQQMDLERQNLLQQLKADYRQIIINYFAGDKTSKEKIDKFIDKVFDYNLPVPLIIEIHMDLIDELSKQLKVEGRSDDILLDYRLTLIDILAHLCEMYRCSLTR; encoded by the coding sequence ATGGATGACCACGACAACAAAAAAGCACCATTTCAGCAAATGGATTTAGAACGACAAAATTTGTTACAACAGCTCAAAGCAGACTATCGTCAAATCATCATAAATTACTTTGCAGGTGATAAAACTTCTAAGGAGAAGATTGATAAATTTATTGATAAAGTGTTTGATTATAACCTTCCCGTGCCTCTAATTATAGAAATTCACATGGATTTAATTGATGAATTATCTAAACAACTCAAAGTTGAAGGACGAAGTGATGACATACTACTCGATTACCGTTTAACACTAATTGATATTTTGGCTCACTTATGCGAAATGTATCGTTGCTCGCTGACTCGTTAA